From the genome of Vicinamibacterales bacterium:
GATCGCGGGCCGGCGGTCCGGCTGGTGCCGGACAGCGGGGCGGAGGTGGCGGTGCTGTTTCGCGGACGCGTTCCGCGCCGGCCCGTGTCGCGGCTGCGCATCGGCGGGGTCACCCTCGACGACGTCCCGGTGGCGATCGTCGATCGAGAGGACCCCAACGCAGACGGACTGCTTCCGCTGCACGGCTTCGGTGCGGTGTCGTTCGCGGCCGGCGGATCGTGCCTGATCGTCCGGCGGTGAGAGCGCGGCGGGCCGGCTCAGCGTTTCTTGCTGCCGGCGGATCGCGATCCGCCGGAGCGGGACGAGCGGGAGCCGGCACGCGAGCCGCTCGATCGTGAGCCGCTCGCGCGCGCGCCGCTCGACCGGGATCCGCCGGCCGCCGCGGCGCTGCGGCCGCCGCCGGATCGTCCGCCGGTACGCTCGCTCATGCCGCCGCCTCGGCCGGACCATGCGCCCCCGCCGCGCGCGGAGCCGTTACCCCCGGCTCCCTCGTCATTGTCCTCGCCGTGGGCGCCCTGCGCCGCGCTCTGGTTGATGCCGGCTTCGGCAAGCTGGGTCAGCTTCTCGTCGGTCGCCTTCTCCTGATCGAGAATCTCCTGCAGCAGCCCCGCCTCATTCTGGTGCCCCATCGCGCGCGCCCAGGCGACGAGCGTGCCGTAGGCGGCCATCTCGTAGTGTTCGGCGCGCTGCGCGGACGCGATCAACAGGGCGTCGAGCGTGGTGCCGTCCGCGTCCTCCTCCATCACGCCCTTGCCTTCTTCGATGATGCCGGCCATGCCTTCGCAGTGCTTGCCGCGGACGCGCTCCTCGAGCCCTGCGAACACCTGTTCGAGGCGATCGACGTGCCCCACGGTTTCCTGTCTATGGGTTTCGAAGGCGTCGCGCAGCGAATCGGACTCCGCCGCTTTCGCCATGCGCGGCAGCGCCTTGAGCAGCTGTTTTTCCGCGTCGTAGGCGTCGCGGAGCTCGTCGAGAAAAGCGTCGTGCAGCGTTTGCATCTGGGCCATTGTGTCTCTCCGGTCTGGGATGTCGATCGCGGTGTGCTGCAACTCCCGCGCCCGATCGCGCCGGCGCGCGGCGCGCCTTGACCGCGGGCGCGCCGATGAGAAACGATCTCCTCATGGCCGAACCGATCGATACTGTCGTTCCCGCGGCGACCGCCGCGCCCAAGCTGCGCGACGGCGTGGCGCCGCTGCGCACCGTGCCGGCTGACGTGCAGCCCGGCTGCCGCGTATTCGTCCACTACAACGGGCCCACGGATCAACTCACGGGGATGTGCACGGGAATGGCGGTGCTGGACCCGGGCGCGAGTCCGCACCCGCCGCACCGCCACCCCGAGGAGGAATTCATGATCGTGGCGGAGGGCACCGGTGAGATCGAATGCGGCGGAACGGTGACGCAGGTGGGTCCCGGCGACATCATGTACTGCGCCGGCGACGTACTGCACGGCATCACCAACACCGGACCGGTGCCGATGACGTTCTACTGGTCGAAGTGGCTCGCGCCTTCGATCACTTCGAAGACGTAGCCGTTCACCGGCTCGCGGAAGAAGAAGCGCGCGAACGGCGTGTCGCGCCGCGGCGCGACGATCTCCGCGCCGGCGGCAATCAGGCGTTCGCGCAGCGGCGCGAACTCAGCGGCAGGATAGCGGAGCGCGACGTGGCGACCGAACTCCCCTTCGAACGCCGACGGCTGGAACCCGTCGACCTGCAGCAGGTGCATCTCCTGGCCGTGCCCGAGGTCGAACCACGCCACCTGCACCGGCGAATTCGCCGGCGTGGGCTTGCGCGGATACCGCAGCGTCTGCTCGACGAAGGCGGCGAGGCCGGCGACGTCCGCGGTTGCGAGCGTGAAATGCGCCAGCATCAGCTCGCGTCCGTCATCTGCGGCGCGTCCAGCGTTTCACGGATGGCCTCGAGCAGCTGCGAGGGAACCGCGGGTTTGGGCACGAACGCGTCGAAACCGGCGGCCCGCGCCGCGGCGCGATCTTCGGCGCGGGTGTAGGCGGAGAGCGCAATCGCCGGCACGCGTCCGCCCCGCCGGGGGCGGCGGCGGCGCAGGCGCCGCAGCATCGACAGCCCGTCTTCGCCGGGCATGCCCACGTCCGCGACGATCAGCGACGGCACCTCTTCGTCGATCCGCGCGATGGCCTCGCGGGCGGACGCCGCGGTCGTCACGCGCGCGCCGCGCTGGGTCAGCATCACCAGCATCAGCTCGCGCGTCGCGTCATCGTCATCGACGACCAGCACGAGGCGGCCGCTCAGATCCGGCAGCGGGCGTTCCTCGTCTTCGAGCGCCGCCGGCGGCAGCGGTTCCGCCGCAACGCCGGCGATCGGCAGACGGACGCGGAACACGGCGCCCCGTCCGGTGCCTTCACTGGCCGCCGACACCTCGCCGCCGTGCAGCTCGACCACCTGCTTGACGATGGCGAGACCGAGGCCGAGGCCGCCGTGGGCTCGCGTGAAGCTCTGATCGGCCTGGCGGAACCGTTCGAACACGTGCGGCAGGAACTCGGCGCTCAAGCCGATGCCGGTGTCGCTGACCACGATCTCGATCCCGTCGCCGCTTCGTGACAACCCGACGCGGGCGACGCCGCCGGACGGCGTGAACTTCACGGCGTTGGACAGCAGGTTCCAGACGACCTGCTGGAGCCGTTCGGCGTCGCCGGTGACGATCAGGGCGTCCTGCGGGCGGGCGAACTCGATCGCCACTCCCTTCGCATCCGCCCCCGGCCGCACCGTATCGATGGCATCGCTCACGATGGACGAGACGGAGACCGTCTGCAGGTTGAGCCGGATCTTGCCGGTGATCATCCGCGACACCTCGAGCACGTCGGAGACCAGCTGCGCCTGCGCGCGGGCGTTCCGTTCGACGATCTCGAGGACGCGCGGGATCCGATCCGGCGCGACGAGGTCCTTGCGCAGCAGCGCGGTCCACCCGAGGATCGCGTTCAACGGCGTGCGCAGCTCGTGCGACAGCGTGGCGAGGAACTCGTCCTTCAGGCGGCTCGCTTCCTCGGCCTGCTTGCGCGCGGCGTACAGGCTGACGAGCACGTCCCGCATCTCGTACTGCCGCGCGCGTGCGCGCAGCGCCGCGCGGACGATGCTGTACACCGCCGCCACGCGGACCGGCCGCTCGATCGTGGTCACGTTGGTCAATCCCGTCAGCACGTCCATCGTCGCCGAGCTGGCCGGCGCACGCTGCCCGCCGGCGAACACCAGCACCGGGATGTCCGACCACGCGGGCTGCGCCGCCAGCGCCTCGACGAGCGCGCCGGCGTCTCCGCCCTCGAGCGCCTCCTCGGTCAGCAGGAGCGCGCCGGCCTCGTCCAGCCCCGCGTGGGCAAGCTCCGTCAGCGATGGGTAGATCACGCTGGGAACGCCGATCCGCTGCAGCAGGTCGCGCGTGATCGGACCGTCGCGGCCGACCGGCGCGCACACCGCGACGGGCGGCGATTCACCCCCGGTGGACATCGTCGCGGAGCAGCGGCGCAGCGCCCCCGACGTAGGTCGGCACGCCGGTGAGGATGCCCTGGAAGTCCGTCAGCGAGTCGCCGACGCGGACGCGGTTCCGCTCGATGCCGAACTCGCGGATCGAGGTCTCGTGCTGTCCGGTCCGCTTCTTCATCACCGAGACCGCCTTGCGGACGCGGCCGTGCGCCTCGAAGAAGCGGAGCATGACGACGCAGTCGGCGAGGTAGGTGATGTCGATCGGCACGCTCATCGACGAGCCGATGATGCCGTGCTGCGCGGCGATGAGCAGCGTGAGCACGCCACGCTCGTTGAGGAACGAGACCAGCTCGTGCATCCGGACGAGCGGCGTGTTCGCCATCGGAATGGCGTTGAGATACCCGTTGATGCTGTCGATGATGATCAGGCGGGCGCCGCGATCGACGTGCCCGCAGACGCGATGGGCGAACTCCCCCGGCGACACGTCCCCCGGCTCGATCTGTTCGATCGTCACGTCGCCGGCCGCGATCCGCTCCGACACGTGCATGCCCAGCGCGTCCCCCCGCGAGATGAAGGTGTCGGCGCGCTCGTCGAAGAGGAAGATCGCCGCCCGCGTCACCGACGCCGTGGCCGGCAGATACTGCGCGGCGAGGGTCGATTTGCCGACGCCGGCCGGGCCGATGAACAGGGTGCAGGTCCCCCAGCTCAGACCGCCGCCGAGCATCGCATCCAGTTCCGGCAGACCGCTGGCCACCGGCCGCGGATCCCGGTCGCGTCCGGTGGGGGGCACGAGCTGCGGATAGACCTCGAGGCCGCCGCGCCGGATGCGGAAATCATGATAGCCGTCGACGGCCGCAACGCCGCGCAGCTTGACCACCCGGAGCCGCCGGCGCGACCGGCCGAAGTCGGACGCCTGCTGCTCGAGATGGATGACGCCGTGCGCGATGCTCTGGAGCTGCAGGTCGTGATCGCCCGCCGTCTTGTCGTCGAGCATCATCACGGTGCAGGAGCGGCCGGCGAAGAATTCCTTCAACGCCAGCACCTGCCGCCGGTAGCGCAGCGAGTCGCGCGCGAGCAGACGCACCTCGGACAGCGAATCGAGCACGACACGGCTGGGCTTCACGCGCTCGGTCATGTCGAGGACGCTCTGCAGCATCTGCCCGAGCTCGATCTCGGACGGATGGTAGAGCGTGTAGTTCTCGGCCGCCGGGGCGTCCTGCGTCGCGAGCTGGAACAGGTGCACGCCGTCGAGCGAGAGGCCGTGCGACTCGGCGACGTCGCGCAGCTCCTCGCCGGTCTCCGAGAGGGTGACGTAGAGACAGGACTCGCCGAGATCGCGGCCTGCGAGCAGGAACTGCAGCGCCAGGGTCGTCTTGCCGGTGCCGGGATCTCCTTCGATGAGATGGATGCGGTCCGCGGGCAGGCCGCCGCGCAGCAGCTCGTCGAGGCCGGCGATTCCCGTGGTCTTGAGTGATGGCGGCGTTGCGGAATGCATCAGGAGAAGCGGCCCGGCCGATTATCGCACGCTACTTCCAGACGGACGCCTTCGTCGCCCAGGTGGAAGACTGATACCGGTTCGAGAACGCCTCAGCCGTAGCTTTCAGCGCCGCCGGATCGTTGGTGGCACGATACTTCGACACGCCGGCCCAGTATTGCGCTTCCGCCGCAGCGTCGGCCTCGGGGAAGCGATCGACCACGTCGCGATACAGCCGCTCGGCCGCCGCGTAGTCCTTGCGCGCGAACGCCGCCTTGGCGATGCCGAGCGCCAGCTGCGCGCGGAATTCGTCGGCCGGCAGGAACCCTTCGATCCGGTGCCGTTCGGTCCCGCTTCGGTCGAGGACGAGAATCGTCGGCGTCCACTGCGCGTCGTAGCGATCCGCGAGCGCGCGATAGGCCTCGGCATTCTCTTTCACGTGCACGCGTACGGGGACGAACTGCCGAGAGACGAACTCGCGCACGCGAGGGTCGGGATACACCTCGGCATCCAGCCGAGCGCAGCCGCTTCACATGGGCGCGGCGCTGAAGTCCAGCAGGATGAGCTTGTCCCCCGATTCCTTCAACGCGGCGTCCAGATCGCGGCCCCAACGGATCTCTTCTGACATGAGTGCCCCTCCAGGGGCTGATCCGCTGCAGCCGACGTGCCATCGCCCGAACCTCGACCCTCGCCCTCGAACCTCGACCCTCGACCCTCGAACCCCGATGACCTTCTCTGTCACGGCCCCGTCGGAGAATCACCGCCGTAATAAGATGACCCTACACGTGGAAACCGCTCTGTTCGATCTCTCGGTGTGCGACGCCGTGGAGTGGCTGCGCGCGCAGCCGTCGGAATCCATCGACCTCGTCGTCACCGACCCGGCCTACGAGTCGCTCGAAAAGCACCGGGCGGTGGGAACGACCACCCGGCTGAAGCACAGCAAGGCGTCGAGCAACGACTGGTTCAACGTCTTTCCCAACGCCCGCTTCGGCGAGCTGTTCGAGGAAGCGTTCCGCGTGCTCAAGCGCAACACCCATCTCTACCTGTTCTGCGACGCCGAGACGATGTTCGTGGCCAAGCCCGAGGCGGAGCGCGCCGGCTTCCGCTTCTGGAAGCCGCTGGTGTGGGACAAGCAGACGATCGGGATGGGCTATCACTACCGCGCGCGCTACGAGTTCGTGCTCTTCTTCGAGAAGGGGAAGCGGCGGCTGAACGACCTCGGCATCGCCGACGTCATCGCGGTGCCGCGCGTGCACCGGGGCTACCCGGCCGAGAAGCCGCCGGCGGTCTCGGAGGTGCTGATCAGGCAGAGCACGGCCCCCGGCGAGATCGTCGCCGACCCGTTCATGGGATCGGGCAGCGTCGGCGTCGCGGCGCTGGGAACCGGCCGGCGGTTCCGCGGCACGGATCTGAATCCCGAGGCGGTGAGGCTGACCGCCGATCGGCTGCGCAGGTTCGGCGAGGGGCGCGCCCCGGCCGATCTTCCGGAGATCGATCGCGGCCTGCTCGCGTTCTCGGATCTGCCCTCGTGACCGGCGCCGACTACGCCAATCTGGTCGCGCTCTACCTCGCGCGCCGGTTCGGCGCCCGGGGTCTGCGGGTCTACCGCGAGGTGCGCGTCGGCAAGTCGATCATCGGCAAGAACCGCTGCATCGACGTGTTCTGCGTCAGCGAGCCGGACAGCCGCGCGTTCGCGATCGAGTGCAAGTTCCAGGATTCGCCCGGCACCGTCGACGAGAAGATCCCGTACGCGCTCGACGACCTCGACGCGCTGCCGATGGCCGGCTGCATCGCGTACGCCGGCAAGGGGTTCTCCGAGGGCGTGCTCCACATGCTCGGCGCCGCGCCGCGCGCCGCCTACTGCCTGCCGCACGAGGGGCAGACGGACTCGTCCGCAGACACGCGCGAGCTGGATCACATGCTCGCGACCCACTTCGGCTGGTGGGACGTGCTCACCGCCGGCAAGAGGCCGGTCGGCTAACTCCGCCCGTTCAGTCCTCTCACCGCGAGATACAGGCCGCCCGCGATCGCCGCGTAGGGCGCCGCCCAGAGCAGCAAGTCGAGCGGCTGGTGCTTCAGATCCGCGCGGTGCTGTCCGAAGCGCGTCCGATATGCCTGGTTCCGGAATTCGCTCATCACGCCGGTCTCGGTGATGACGTTGTCGGGACGGCCGCCGGCCAGCGCGCTCAGCCGGCTCTCCACGACGTCCACGCGATCGCCGGCGATGAGCAACAGCCAGTGCGCCGTCCGTCCTTCGCTGAACGTATAGGCATAACGGCGGATCGCGCCTGACAGTCCCTTCAGCGGCTGCGCGGTACCGAACACCGGCGTCAAGAACTCGTGCTCGGTCGATCTCTCGCGCGGCATCAGCTCCGGCTGGCGTTCGGGAAAGTCCCAGTGCGCACCGGTTTCCGCCTGGATCTCTTTCGGATACGACGGCCGGTCGCTCGGACTGAGATCGACCCCCCACCCCGGAATCCTCCGGCGCAACTCGTCGCTGCTCGGCGCGGTGCGCGGCTTCTCTCGCGTGTAGGCCACGGCCTCTCCTCCCTCAGTGCAGGTTGGGAACGATCAACGGCTTGATGCAGCCGTCGAGCTTGTTCGACATCAGGTGGTATCCCTCCGCGATGTCCTCGAGAGGGATGCGATGCGTGACCAGGGCGCTCGGCTTCAACACGCCGTTCCTGACGTGCTCGAACAGGCGCGGCCACTGCCGTTTCACCGGGCATTGATTGGTGCGGATCGTCAGCCCCTTGTTCATCGCGTCGCCGAACTTGACGGCGCTGAACAGCGGTCCGAACGCGCCGATCACCGAGACGGTGCCCCCCTTGCGCACGCAGTCGATGCACCAATTCAGCGCCACGGGCGAGCCTCCCTGCAGCTTCAGCTTCGCGCTGGTGACGTGCTGGAAGAACGCGCCGTCCGCTTCGGCGCCCACCGCCTCGATGCAGACGTCCGCGCCGAGGAACTCGGTCGTCTCTTTCGCCCACTGGACGATGTCGTCGACTTCGTTGAAGTTGACCGTTTCGGCGTGGGCGAAGCGGCGCGCCCACTCGAGCCGGTAATCGATGTGGTCGGTGACGATGACCCGGCCGGCGCCCATCAGCCAGGCCGACTTCGCGGCGAAGAGCCCGACCGGGCCGGCGCCGAAGACCATCACGGTGTCTCCTTCGCGGATCTCGCCGAGCTGCGCCCCGAAGTAGCCGGTGGGGCATGCATCGGTCAGCAGCACCGCGTCGTCGTCATCCATCCACGCGGGGATCTGCGTCGGGCCGACGTCGGCGAACGGCACGCGGACGAACTCGGCCTGGCCGCCGTCGTAGCCGCCGCAGGTGTGCGAGTAGCCGTAGATGCCGCCGACCGCGGTCGCGTTCGGGTTCACGTTGTGGCAGTTGCTGTAGAGCCCGCGCGCGCAGAAGAAACACGAGCCGCAGAAAATGTTGAACGGCACCATGACGCGTTCGCCGACGGCGACGTTGCGCACGGACGAACCCACCGCGTGCACGACGCCGACGAACTCGTGGCCGAACGTATGTCCGACGCGGGTGTCGGGCATCATGCCGTGATAGA
Proteins encoded in this window:
- a CDS encoding ferritin-like domain-containing protein, which translates into the protein MAQMQTLHDAFLDELRDAYDAEKQLLKALPRMAKAAESDSLRDAFETHRQETVGHVDRLEQVFAGLEERVRGKHCEGMAGIIEEGKGVMEEDADGTTLDALLIASAQRAEHYEMAAYGTLVAWARAMGHQNEAGLLQEILDQEKATDEKLTQLAEAGINQSAAQGAHGEDNDEGAGGNGSARGGGAWSGRGGGMSERTGGRSGGGRSAAAAGGSRSSGARASGSRSSGSRAGSRSSRSGGSRSAGSKKR
- a CDS encoding cupin domain-containing protein; the protein is MRNDLLMAEPIDTVVPAATAAPKLRDGVAPLRTVPADVQPGCRVFVHYNGPTDQLTGMCTGMAVLDPGASPHPPHRHPEEEFMIVAEGTGEIECGGTVTQVGPGDIMYCAGDVLHGITNTGPVPMTFYWSKWLAPSITSKT
- a CDS encoding hybrid sensor histidine kinase/response regulator, producing MSTGGESPPVAVCAPVGRDGPITRDLLQRIGVPSVIYPSLTELAHAGLDEAGALLLTEEALEGGDAGALVEALAAQPAWSDIPVLVFAGGQRAPASSATMDVLTGLTNVTTIERPVRVAAVYSIVRAALRARARQYEMRDVLVSLYAARKQAEEASRLKDEFLATLSHELRTPLNAILGWTALLRKDLVAPDRIPRVLEIVERNARAQAQLVSDVLEVSRMITGKIRLNLQTVSVSSIVSDAIDTVRPGADAKGVAIEFARPQDALIVTGDAERLQQVVWNLLSNAVKFTPSGGVARVGLSRSGDGIEIVVSDTGIGLSAEFLPHVFERFRQADQSFTRAHGGLGLGLAIVKQVVELHGGEVSAASEGTGRGAVFRVRLPIAGVAAEPLPPAALEDEERPLPDLSGRLVLVVDDDDATRELMLVMLTQRGARVTTAASAREAIARIDEEVPSLIVADVGMPGEDGLSMLRRLRRRRPRRGGRVPAIALSAYTRAEDRAAARAAGFDAFVPKPAVPSQLLEAIRETLDAPQMTDAS
- a CDS encoding ATPase domain-containing protein, which produces MHSATPPSLKTTGIAGLDELLRGGLPADRIHLIEGDPGTGKTTLALQFLLAGRDLGESCLYVTLSETGEELRDVAESHGLSLDGVHLFQLATQDAPAAENYTLYHPSEIELGQMLQSVLDMTERVKPSRVVLDSLSEVRLLARDSLRYRRQVLALKEFFAGRSCTVMMLDDKTAGDHDLQLQSIAHGVIHLEQQASDFGRSRRRLRVVKLRGVAAVDGYHDFRIRRGGLEVYPQLVPPTGRDRDPRPVASGLPELDAMLGGGLSWGTCTLFIGPAGVGKSTLAAQYLPATASVTRAAIFLFDERADTFISRGDALGMHVSERIAAGDVTIEQIEPGDVSPGEFAHRVCGHVDRGARLIIIDSINGYLNAIPMANTPLVRMHELVSFLNERGVLTLLIAAQHGIIGSSMSVPIDITYLADCVVMLRFFEAHGRVRKAVSVMKKRTGQHETSIREFGIERNRVRVGDSLTDFQGILTGVPTYVGGAAPLLRDDVHRG
- a CDS encoding thioredoxin fold domain-containing protein, which translates into the protein MDAEVYPDPRVREFVSRQFVPVRVHVKENAEAYRALADRYDAQWTPTILVLDRSGTERHRIEGFLPADEFRAQLALGIAKAAFARKDYAAAERLYRDVVDRFPEADAAAEAQYWAGVSKYRATNDPAALKATAEAFSNRYQSSTWATKASVWK
- a CDS encoding site-specific DNA-methyltransferase, producing METALFDLSVCDAVEWLRAQPSESIDLVVTDPAYESLEKHRAVGTTTRLKHSKASSNDWFNVFPNARFGELFEEAFRVLKRNTHLYLFCDAETMFVAKPEAERAGFRFWKPLVWDKQTIGMGYHYRARYEFVLFFEKGKRRLNDLGIADVIAVPRVHRGYPAEKPPAVSEVLIRQSTAPGEIVADPFMGSGSVGVAALGTGRRFRGTDLNPEAVRLTADRLRRFGEGRAPADLPEIDRGLLAFSDLPS
- a CDS encoding PD-(D/E)XK nuclease superfamily protein; translated protein: MTGADYANLVALYLARRFGARGLRVYREVRVGKSIIGKNRCIDVFCVSEPDSRAFAIECKFQDSPGTVDEKIPYALDDLDALPMAGCIAYAGKGFSEGVLHMLGAAPRAAYCLPHEGQTDSSADTRELDHMLATHFGWWDVLTAGKRPVG
- a CDS encoding zinc-dependent alcohol dehydrogenase gives rise to the protein MRAMVYRGPGRVRVEEKDVPAIEHPNDAIVRVTRAAICGSDLHIYHGMMPDTRVGHTFGHEFVGVVHAVGSSVRNVAVGERVMVPFNIFCGSCFFCARGLYSNCHNVNPNATAVGGIYGYSHTCGGYDGGQAEFVRVPFADVGPTQIPAWMDDDDAVLLTDACPTGYFGAQLGEIREGDTVMVFGAGPVGLFAAKSAWLMGAGRVIVTDHIDYRLEWARRFAHAETVNFNEVDDIVQWAKETTEFLGADVCIEAVGAEADGAFFQHVTSAKLKLQGGSPVALNWCIDCVRKGGTVSVIGAFGPLFSAVKFGDAMNKGLTIRTNQCPVKRQWPRLFEHVRNGVLKPSALVTHRIPLEDIAEGYHLMSNKLDGCIKPLIVPNLH